The following coding sequences are from one Cygnus olor isolate bCygOlo1 chromosome 2, bCygOlo1.pri.v2, whole genome shotgun sequence window:
- the TMEM42 gene encoding transmembrane protein 42 isoform X1 yields the protein MRAAVAAAAAGLLGAAAAAAAKLALGARPLRGAGGWLPVLFCVGCIGLVCACNAVMWTVFAKALRLSSSSATASVTTTASNFISSAILGKLLFGETWTPVWWVGLAMMLCGLILLHTAAPRPAPLPAEKKET from the exons ATGCGGGCGGCGGtagcggcggcggccgcggggctgctgggggcggcggcggcggcggcggcgaagCTGGCGCTGGGGGCGCGTCCCCTGCGGGGCGCCGGAGGCTGG ctgcctgtgctgtttTGTGTAGGCTGCATTGGCTTGGTGTGTGCCTGCAATGCAGTCATGTGGACGGTCTTTGCAAAAGCCCTGCGactctcctcctcctcggctACTGCCTCTGTGACAACAACAGCCTCCAACTTCATCTCTTCG gcCATCCTGGGCAAGCTTCTCTTTGGGGAGACGTGGACACCTGTGTGGTGGGTTGGCCTCGCCATGATGCTCTGCGGCCTCATTCTGCTGCACACTGCTGCGCCCCGGCCAGCACCGCTCCCAGCGGAGAAGAAGGAGACATGA
- the TMEM42 gene encoding transmembrane protein 42 isoform X2, protein MILITAVFLKPQCVKGHVGLLAFHLKKCSVSSSAQLPVLFCVGCIGLVCACNAVMWTVFAKALRLSSSSATASVTTTASNFISSAILGKLLFGETWTPVWWVGLAMMLCGLILLHTAAPRPAPLPAEKKET, encoded by the exons ATGATCTTAATCACGGCTGTGTTTCTCAAACCCCAGTGTGTGAAAGGTCACGTCGGGCTGCTGGCCTTTCACCTTAAAAAGTGTTCAGTGTCCTCATCTGCACAG ctgcctgtgctgtttTGTGTAGGCTGCATTGGCTTGGTGTGTGCCTGCAATGCAGTCATGTGGACGGTCTTTGCAAAAGCCCTGCGactctcctcctcctcggctACTGCCTCTGTGACAACAACAGCCTCCAACTTCATCTCTTCG gcCATCCTGGGCAAGCTTCTCTTTGGGGAGACGTGGACACCTGTGTGGTGGGTTGGCCTCGCCATGATGCTCTGCGGCCTCATTCTGCTGCACACTGCTGCGCCCCGGCCAGCACCGCTCCCAGCGGAGAAGAAGGAGACATGA
- the TMEM42 gene encoding transmembrane protein 42 isoform X3, with product MRSVASKSRGVILPLCSALLPVLFCVGCIGLVCACNAVMWTVFAKALRLSSSSATASVTTTASNFISSAILGKLLFGETWTPVWWVGLAMMLCGLILLHTAAPRPAPLPAEKKET from the exons ATGAGGAGTGTTGCCAGCAAGTCAAGGggggtgatccttcccctctgctcagcactg ctgcctgtgctgtttTGTGTAGGCTGCATTGGCTTGGTGTGTGCCTGCAATGCAGTCATGTGGACGGTCTTTGCAAAAGCCCTGCGactctcctcctcctcggctACTGCCTCTGTGACAACAACAGCCTCCAACTTCATCTCTTCG gcCATCCTGGGCAAGCTTCTCTTTGGGGAGACGTGGACACCTGTGTGGTGGGTTGGCCTCGCCATGATGCTCTGCGGCCTCATTCTGCTGCACACTGCTGCGCCCCGGCCAGCACCGCTCCCAGCGGAGAAGAAGGAGACATGA